The sequence below is a genomic window from Sorangiineae bacterium MSr12523.
CCCCCCCTGCGGGGTCATTCACCTTTCAAGGACTGCCACTCATGAGCGAATCCCAAGAGAGACGAATCAAGGTGACGTTCGAGACGACCTTTCCGACTGTATTGAAGAGCTTGCACGAACTGAAGTTCGATTATGCGCGCGGCAAGGGGATCGATTTCGAACCATTCGAGGAATTCTTGTCCCCGATAGAAACGTCGGATTGGATTCAGTTGTGGAGCGGAAACGACGAAGTCGATGGCCGGGATTTTCGAATCTTTGGGCGAGATGGCAGCGGGAGCCATGGCGCGTTTTGGCTGGCTCGAGAGGGAAAGCCCCTTCTGGATCAACCCATCGTTTTTGTTAGCTCCGAAGGGGAGGCGGGGGTGTTGGCGGCGTCGTTCGAAGACTATCTGTGGCTACTCGCCCAAGGTTACGGGCCTCGCGAAGCCTTCACTTACCAGTGGCAGCTTCTGCACAACCGGCCGCTGGAAACACGGGAGCCGAATGCGGCATTCAAGAAATTCGCCATCGAGCACGCCAAAGATAGCGAAAAATCGGCTGCAGAAATTCTGACTACCGCACACGCCGAATTCCCGAACTTCGAACGCGATCTCCAGGCCCTCGGTAGGTAGCCGCGCCCCTGCGGCGAGACATTACGCTCTATCCAGCTCGCGCTCGAGGCTGGCGAAGAGTTGTGTCCAGCCTTCCTGGCGCATGCGCGGATCGTCGGAGCCGTCGAAGTAGGCGCCCTGTTCCGTATACGTGAGTTTCGTGCCCGTGCCCGATGGGACGATTTCCACGGTGGCGAGGGAGGCGGAGATGCGCTTGTCGCCCACCGTCATGGTGTACGCGAAGACGATGCGCTCATTGGGCACGATGTCCTGGTAGACGGTATCGTTGGCGATGGGCGTGCCCGCGGGCGGTGCGCCCTTTTCCTTGCTGCCCGCGAAGGTAAATCGCGAGGTTTCGACGCCGCCCACGCGGAAGTCGCCGGCGTATTCGTTGACGCGCCACCCTTCGCCCTCCACGAACCAGCGCCGTTTGGTCTCAGGGTTGGCGAAGGCGGCAAAGACGCGGGCAGGTGCCGCTTTGTACTGACGCTCGAGGCTGAAGGTGCTGTGCACGACGGACATGATGATTACCCCTTTCTTCCTTTGTTCGAAGGCTCGAGGTCTTCCTCGTCGAGAATGTCGCCGAGGCGATCGAGCCGGCGTTCCCAAAGCGATCGGCGCTCTGAAATCCATTGCTCGGCGAGCCGTAGCCCGCCCGGTTCGAGCCGGCACGTGCGCACGCGGCCGACCTTCTCCGTACGAATGATGCCGCTTTCCTCGAGCACCTGCAGGTGCTGGACGACCGCGGCCAAAGTGATCTCCAGCCGTTTGACGAGATCGCTCGCCGAGGCCGGCGAACGACTCAACCTCTCCACCAACGCGCGCCGCGTAGGATCGGCCAAGGCGTAAAAGACACGGTCGACGGCCTGTTGCTTAAGCATTGACTTAAGTATGGGCGCGCCCGAAAAATTGTCAAGCGATGGCTTAAGTATCCAGGGTGGGCGCTAGAGCGGGGCGCGTTTCAGCAAGTTGGACACTCGTACTGCTTGTGCTGTCCGCCCCACGAGCGACTGGGTGGCGGCTCGAGCTGCAGCGGCTTGATTGCCCGTTTTATCTTGAATAGGGCACAATCCTACAACGCCCCGCACCGTTGTCCGCGAATCACGGCGGTGCGATGGCGACGTATTTCGTTTCCAGGAATTCGTCGATGCCGACGCGACCGCCTTCGCGGCCTAGGCCAGACTCTTTGACCCCGCCGAAGGGGCTCGCCGGATTGGACACGATGCCCTGATTGAGCCCCACCATGCCGGTTTCGAGCCGCTCGGATACGCGGAGCGAGCGCCCGAGATCGCGGGTATACACATAGGCGACGAGGCCATATTCCGTATCGTTGGCCGCCGCGATGACCTCGTCTTCGGTCTCGAACGTGTTAATCGGCGCCACGGGGCCGAAAATCTCCGTGTGCCGCATGCGCGCGTCGGCGCTTACGTCGAGCAAGACCGTCGGGCGGTAGAAGTAGCCCGGGCCGTCGAGGCTCGTGCCGCCGACCAAGAGTTGCGCGCCGCGCTTGCGGGCGTCGGCCACCAACGAGGCCACCTTTTCCC
It includes:
- a CDS encoding metalloregulator ArsR/SmtB family transcription factor; amino-acid sequence: MLKQQAVDRVFYALADPTRRALVERLSRSPASASDLVKRLEITLAAVVQHLQVLEESGIIRTEKVGRVRTCRLEPGGLRLAEQWISERRSLWERRLDRLGDILDEEDLEPSNKGRKG
- a CDS encoding SRPBCC family protein, whose product is MSVVHSTFSLERQYKAAPARVFAAFANPETKRRWFVEGEGWRVNEYAGDFRVGGVETSRFTFAGSKEKGAPPAGTPIANDTVYQDIVPNERIVFAYTMTVGDKRISASLATVEIVPSGTGTKLTYTEQGAYFDGSDDPRMRQEGWTQLFASLERELDRA